A DNA window from Pseudoalteromonas spongiae UST010723-006 contains the following coding sequences:
- the fabZ gene encoding 3-hydroxyacyl-ACP dehydratase FabZ, whose translation MAEQLNSFDIQEILKLLPHRYPMLLVDKVVDFEPGKTLHAIKNVTANEPIFTGHFPEQPIFPGVMILEALAQATGLLGFKTTENRGDNELYLFAAIDNARFKQPVLPGDTMHLHVEFLKERRNMWKFYGEARVDGKVVCSAELMCARREL comes from the coding sequence TTGGCAGAACAACTAAACAGCTTTGATATTCAAGAAATCCTAAAGCTATTACCGCATCGTTACCCAATGTTATTGGTTGATAAGGTCGTTGACTTTGAGCCGGGCAAAACGCTTCACGCGATTAAAAATGTCACAGCAAATGAGCCAATTTTCACAGGCCACTTCCCTGAGCAGCCAATTTTCCCTGGCGTAATGATTTTAGAAGCATTAGCACAAGCAACAGGTCTATTAGGTTTTAAAACAACTGAAAACCGTGGCGACAATGAGCTATATTTATTTGCAGCCATTGATAACGCACGCTTTAAACAACCTGTGTTACCAGGTGACACAATGCACTTACACGTTGAATTCTTAAAAGAACGCCGCAACATGTGGAAGTTCTATGGTGAAGCGAGAGTTGACGGCAAAGTAGTGTGTTCAGCTGAGTTAATGTGTGCAAGAAGAGAGTTATAA